The following coding sequences lie in one Microtus ochrogaster isolate Prairie Vole_2 chromosome 6, MicOch1.0, whole genome shotgun sequence genomic window:
- the Dyrk3 gene encoding dual specificity tyrosine-phosphorylation-regulated kinase 3 — translation MGGAARGRERKDGALPGTGLQPQQRRLGDGVYDTFMMIDETRCPPCLNTPCNPAEAPLSRRLNSTTEPLTRNHTHHFLNESEMKVEQLFQEFGNRRSNTLQSDGGSNCEKSSPVSQGKSSESLNTVKSSSSSKPSKVLPLTPEQALKQYKHHLTAYEKLEIISYPEIYFVGPNAKKRQGVIGGPNNGGYDDADGAYIHVPRDHLAYRYEVLKIIGKGSFGQVARVYDHKLRQYVALKMVRNEKRFHRQAAEEIRILEHLKKQDKTGSMNVIHMLESFTFRNHVCMAFELLSIDLYELIKKNKFQGFSVQLVRKFAQSILQSLDALHKNKIIHCDLKPENILLKHHGRSATKVIDFGSSCFEYQKLYTYIQSRFYRAPEIILGCRYSTPIDIWSFGCILAELLTGQPLFPGEDEGDQLACMMELLGMPPPKLLEQSKRAKYFINSKGLPRYCSVTTQADGRVVLLGGRSRRGKKRGPPGSKDWATALKGCEDYLFIEFLKRCLQWDPSARLTPAQALRHPWISKSAPRPLTMDKVSGKRVVNPTTAFQGLGSKLPPVVGIASKLKANLMSETSGSIPLCSVLPKLIS, via the exons ATGGGAGGCGCAGCCCGCGGGCGCGAGAGGAAGGACGGAGCGCTGCCGGGGACCGGGCTCCAGCCGCAGCAGCGGAG GCTGGGGGATGGTGTCTACGATACCTTCATGATGATAGATGAAACCAGATGCCCCCCCTGTTTAAACACACCCTGCAATCCTGCTGAAGCACCTCTCTCCAGAAGACTAAAC AGTACCACTGAGCCATTGACGAGAAATCACACTCATCACTTCTTGAATGAAAGTGAGATGAAGGTAGAACAGCTGTTTCAAGAATTTGGCAACAGGAGATCCAATACTCTTCAGTCGGATGGCGGCAGCAACTGTGAAAAGTCCTCTCCTGTTTCTCAGGGGAAGAGCTCCGAAAGCCTGAACACGGTGAAATCCAGCAGTTCATCCAAACCATCGAAAGTGCTGCCACTGACTCCCGAGCAAGCCCTGAAGCAATATAAACACCACCTCACTGCCTATGAGAAGCTGGAGATTATCAGCTACCCAGAAATCTACTTCGTGGGTCCAAATGCCAAAAAGCGACAGGGAGTTATTGGTGGCCCCAATAACGGGGGATATGATGACGCGGACGGGGCCTATATTCATGTGCCTCGGGACCATCTTGCTTACCGCTATGAAGTGTTGAAAATTATCGGCAAGGGGAGTTTTGGACAGGTAGCCCGTGTCTATGATCACAAACTGCGACAGTACGTGGCCCTAAAAATGGTGCGTAACGAGAAGCGTTTTCATCGCCAGGCAGCTGAGGAGATCCGGATTTTGGAGCATCTGAAGAAACAGGATAAAACTGGTAGCATGAATGTTATCCACATGCTCGAAAGTTTCACCTTCCGGAACCATGTGTGCATGGCCTTTGAGCTGCTGAGCATAGACCTGTATGAGCTCATTAAGAAAAACAAGTTTCAGGGTTTCAGCGTCCAGTTGGTTCGCAAGTTTGCCCAGTCCATCTTGCAGTCCTTGGACGCTCTTCACAAAAATAAGATCATTCACTGTGACCTGAAGCCAGAGAACATTCTCCTGAAACATCACGGGCGCAGTGCAACCAAGGTCATCGACTTTGGGTCCAGCTGCTTCGAGTACCAGAAGCTTTACACCTACATCCAGTCTCGTTTCTACAGGGCCCCAGAGATCATCCTAGGCTGCCGCTACAGCACGCCCATCGACATCTGGAGTTTTGGTTGCATCCTTGCAGAACTCTTGACAGGACAGCCTCTGTTCCCTGGCGAGGACGAAGGAGACCAGTTGGCCTGTATGATGGAGTTGCTAGGGATGCCCCCACCGAAACTCCTGGAGCAGTCCAAACGTGCCAAGTACTTTATTAACTCCAAGGGCTTGCCTCGCTATTGCTCTGTGACTACTCAGGCAGACGGACGGGTTGTACTTCTGGGGGGTCGCTCACGCAGGGGTAAGAAGCGAGGTCCACCGGGCAGCAAAGACTGGGCCACAGCACTGAAAGGGTGTGAAGATTACTTGTTCATAGAGTTTCTGAAAAGATGTCTTCAGTGGGACCCCTCTGCCCGCCTCACCCCAGCTCAAGCATTAAGGCACCCTTGGATTAGCAAGTCTGCACCCAGACCTCTCACCATGGACAAGGTGTCGGGGAAACGGGTCGTTAATCCTACAACTGCTTTCCAGGGACTGGGCTCCAAGCTGCCTCCAGTTGTTGGAATAGCAAGCAAGCTTAAAGCTAACCTAATGTCCGAAACCAGTGGTAGTATACCCCTGTGCAGTGTATTGCCAAAGCTGATTAGCTAA